Below is a genomic region from Escherichia ruysiae.
CAACACTTTCGCCTGGTTTCACCGGTGCCGTCGGCGGTCGGATTCGGCGGATGCAGCGAGTGCCTGTCTGGCTGAGTGGCGGAATAGCCCTGCTGGTGATGTTGACCTTATTTGGTTTTTACAACTACCGGATGAGTCTCGCCACAGAAGCCGTACAGCAGCGTATCGATGCCATTGGTAAAAATCTGCCACCACCACCCGTTCCCGTGCATAAACTGCGACTGAAAATCTTGCTGGCGAACGAGATCACCCGTGGTCTGCTGACGGTGGAGGAAGATGAGCATCACAGTCGGGTGGTCTTCCGGGGCGACACGATGTTTGTGCCGGGGCAGAAAACCGTGAATGACGCGCTCCGCCCGGTGATTGATAAGGCCGCGCGCGAGATTGCGCGAGTGGGGGGCGCAGTGACGGTGACTGGTCACACTGACAGCCAGCCGATCCATTCTGCGGAATTCCCATCTAACCAGGAGTTATCGGAAAAAAGGGCGACGGAAGTGGCTACGCTGTTGAAGTCCGGTGGTGTTTCTATCAGTCGAATCCGGGTTGTCGGGAAGGGGGATACCGTGCCGGTGGCTGATAACCGCACTAAAACCGGACGAGCGCAGAATCGCCGGGTAGAAATTCTGGTGGTGGAGTAAATTAATAATGGAAAAGCTGGAGTGTAATGCGTCTAACCATTCGCCAGTGTGGGGAGTAACAGAATTTATATTCTGGAAACTGGCGCCTAAAAAATGGGGGGGAGGAGTAGCATTTGGGCGTTATTTTAAAGATGGTTGGGTGAAGCATAACAGCCTTTTGATCAATGCAGCTGCAAATGCCTGGCATTTACCTGCTCCCTTGCTTGCTGGAGTTTGTTGGATTGAAGTAGTGGGAGATCCTCAGATTGTAGACACGTTGGCATTTGAATTTCGTGCTATGAGTTGGAGTGGGCCTGAGTGGGTTGATGAACATATCACAATAGCTTCGAAACCAGAAAAAACATCTTTTGGTGCGGTGAGTATGCAATTGCGAACTGCAGCCAAAACACTCGGGCTTGATGAGACTAAAATGGATAATTCTCAGTTGCGTGAGTTGGAAAATTACCTCCAACATGATGTTTTTAATATAAAATTAGCTGCAAGGCATCGTTATCAATTGGCTGAAAAAGATGGCTTTCAGGTATCCTTACCTCACCTGACAGAAGAACAAGTAAGAATTATTGAAGCTCGTTATAATCGAGGTATTTCTCTTAGTCTGGAAAAAATAAAGCAAGATACCAGCTATGGCGATTTTATTATCAACAAATGGTTGCATTTCTCTGGTTTATTAATGACTGTCTGGGAGTCCTCATGAGAGAAATAATTAAGATAACAGGATGGTTATTATTCATTATGGGGTTGGTCACTATCATGCTTTTTTCCGGGAATGAGTATCAGTGGATGCAGGATATGGAGCCTTCAATAACAGCATTGCCTCAGAGAAATGGAAATAGAGAGGTAATCAGAAGATTAATTTATTTTATTTCAGCGGCTATTCAGATTGTTCTTTATTTTCTTTCAGTATCACGTACAGGAAAGGGGTTTTCAGTCCTGGGTATTTTGCTATTACTGATTATCGCATGGAGCTCTGAACAATAATGCAAAAATTTCTCAGTCTGCTGTTTTCCCGCCGCGCATTGGCGATTGTCGGCGTGGTGATGCTTGCGCTGCTGGTCTGGTTTATCGGACCGCTGGTGGCGTTTGACACCCTGCATCCGCTGGTGTCCGTGAGCAGTAGGGGGGTGACCATCGTTCTATTACTGATGCTGCTCATCCTGTGGCTGGTGAACTGGTCAATGAGCATTATTGGCGTTACGGTTCTGTGCCTGATCATCGGTTTTGTGTCACCGTTGCTGGCCTTTGGCGACGTTCGCCCGTTTGCGCCACTGTGGCTGCGTCTGACGCTTATCGGCCTGATCCTGCTGACTTATGCACTATACGGCCTGTACCGCCTGTGGCGGGCGCTGCGCCTGGATGAACAATTGCTGCGCCGTTTCCTGCATCCACGCGGGGAAGACGTGCCGGTGGCCGGGGAAATTAAAGCTGATTTGCGCACCGTCAGCAATATTGTCACCCGCGCCATCCGGCAACTAAAACAACTACGAGTAGATCAGCCATTCTGGCGTAAGGCACTGGAAGGAAAGCGTTTTCTGTACGAGTTACCGTGGTTTATGGTCATCGGCAGTCCGGGCGATGGTAAAACTACCGCGTTGCTCAACACTGGATTGCAGTTCCCACTAGCAGAACAGATGGAACAGACCGTACATATCCTGAATGTACCTGGTGGCGGCACGCTGCATTGCGACTGGTGGTTTACCAACGAAGCGGTACTTATCGATACCGCTGGGCGCTATGCCCGCCACGATGATGGCGGCGAAACGAACGCGACACAGCGTAACGCCGGAGAGTGGCAAGGATTTTTGGGGTTGCTGCGAAAACACCGCCCCAACGCGCCGTTGAACGGCGTGCTTCTGACGCTGAACGTGGCAGATCTAACCGCGCAGTCATCGGCAGAACGCCTGGCTACTTGTGCAGCCCTGCGTGCACGGCTGGCAGAACTGAGAGAGACGCTAGGGATCCGTTTTCCTGTGTATCTTATTGTCACAAAAATGGATCTGTTGCCGGGCTTTACGGAGTATTTTCGTGGTCTTACCAGTCACCTTCGTACCCAGGTATGGGGCTTCACTTTGCCTTACAGCCGGAAACGTAATTCCGCAGATCTGCAGTCGCGACATGCGCTCTGTGGGCAGGAACTGGCAAATCTGACGCTGCGGCTGGATCAGGGGCTGGATACCCGGTTGCAGGAAGAGTACGACCTTAAAAGCCGCCAGCGGCTGTATCGCTTCCCGCGTGAATTTGCCGCGCTGGGCGCGCCATTGCTGGAAGCCATTGAACAGATCTTCCTCGATTCAAAATTCGATGCCACCCAGCTTAACAACACCTTGCGCGGCGTATTTTTCACCAGCGCGGCACAGGCGCAGGCGGACGCCGTGGCAGACCATACGGGCATCTGGCCGCGTTTTGTCCGGGCAATAAAAGGGAAGGCGGATTCACCGTCTCATACCCTGCCGGACGGCAACCGCAGCTATTTTCTCCACGATCTACTGAAACGGTTAATCTTCCGCGAAGCGCACCTGGTGGAGCCGAATCTCCAGTGGGCATGGCGTTACCGGCTACTGCGTACCGGCGGGCATCTGCTAGTACTGGCGCTGGCTTTCTGGTTATGGCAGGGAATGCAGGGCAGCCAGCAGGGTAACAACGGGTATCTGAATGAAATCGCCACCCGGACGGCTAAACTGGATACTGATGTCAAAGCCTATACCGGAAAACCTGCGATGCACCCGGTTCCCGCATTACTGAACCAGGCGTGGGCGCTCTCTGCCTGGCCGGGGCTGGATCCGGACTCACCGCCGCTGGCCTGGCGTTACGGGCTGTACAGCGTTCCGCCGGTGATGGAGAGTGTGGCCTCTCTGTACGACCGCCTGCTGGACCAGCTGCTGTTGCCGCCGCTGGTGAAACGCATGGAATATGTGCTTTCGGATGCGATAGCACGTCAGAACAGCAAAGCCGCCTACGACACCCTGCATGTTTATCTGCTGCTGAACCTCGATAAAGACCACGAGGACAAATACAACGCGGCGGAAATTCACTCATGGGTACTGAATGACCTGGACAACCGCGACAGCGTGGCGGAGTTTGGTGGTCGTGCAGCCGTGCTGGAACATATCGACGCTCTGTTTGACGGTAGCCGCGTAGTGCATTCGCCCTACGAAAAAGATGAGGGGTTGATCCGCCAGGCGCGAACTTTCCTCGATGGACACACCAGCACTGAGCGTATCTATGCCCGTGCACTGGCTTCTATGGAGAGTGAAGCACCGCAGGAGTTTTCGCTGGTGCGCGCTGTAGGGGCAGATGCTGGAACCGTCTTTGTTCGCACGGATGGCGCGCCGCTGGGTCGGGGCGTACCGGGCATCTTCACCCGCGAAGGCTACCGGGAGTTATTCGACAAACGACTGCCTGAATTTGTTGCCGCAGCGTCAGCGAATGATGCCTGGGTGATGGGGCGGGAAAATGCGCAAAAAAAAAACGACTGAGAGTGTAATGAGTCAGCTACCGGGACAGGAACTCCCGGTTACCCGTGAAGTCCGTCGCCTGTACCTGACTGAATATGCCCGCCGGTGGCAGGATTTTCTGGTCAGTATTCACAGCATCAACAGCGCCGGGGAGGACGGTGGTCCGGGGCTGGCCTATGATCTTCAGGTGCTCCGTACCCTGGCCTCGCCAGATTCACCGTTGATGCGGCTGAGTAAAGCCGTGGTGGAGCAGACCACCCTGGTACCGCCGCTGGATGCACAGGCCAGACAAAAGCAGATGGCCCAGCGAGCGCAGGATCGGCTTTCCGGTAATGCGGGAAAAGTGGTACAGACGGCGAAGCTGTTCCAGGACATCCATCCAGAAGAACGTCTGGAGAAAACGCTGGTGGATGATCGTTTTGCCGCATTGCGGGAAGTTGTTTCCGGGCGTATGGACAGCGGACAAGGGGGCGGTGCACCACAGCTTAATTCGCTGCTGACGATGCTCAATGAATATTACACCCAGCTCACCATTGCAGACAGTGCACTGGCGGCAAGCACATTACCGGGCCGCATTTCGGCTGCGGATAAACTTCAACTGGAGGCAGCAAAACTACCCGCGCCGCTGAAAAATATTCTGCTGGATTTAACACTACAGGGGACACGCAAAATCAATGCCGGAACGGGTGAAGTGCTGAATGCGCAAATGGAGGCGGTGATCGGTGATGAGTGCCGTGACGCCATTGACGGGCGCTATCCCTTTACCGACAGCCCGCAGGAGGTCAGCGCGGACGATTTTAACCGTATCTTTGCCAGCGGCGGCGTGCTGGATGCGTTCTGGACGAAACAACTGGCCCCGCTGGCGGACATTGCCAGCAATCCGTGGCGTTACAAACCGACCGAAGGCAACATGACGCTGCACGGGCCAGATCTGGTGCCGTTTCAGGAGGCAGAACAAATCCGCCGCGTCTTTTTTAACGGGGAAGGCGGGAAAAAGTTTTCCTGGGCGATGCAGGTCCGCGTCGTGGATATGGATCCGGCCATCACCGAGCTGGTGATTGACATTGATGGGCAGGTGCTGCGTTACGCTCACGGCCCGGTCAGGCCGCTAAAAGTGAACTGGCCGGGGCCGCGTAATGGCTCAATGGCGGAAATCACCGCCAGCCCGCGCATCCGCCAGGACACCTCGACGCTGCTGACGAACGGGCCGTGGGCGCTGTTTCACCTGCTGGACGCGGGTAACGCGCAGGATACAGCGGTACGGGGAACGCAGCAGGTGGAGTACAGTTTTGATGGGCGACGGGTAGTGCTGGAAATCACCGCCGGGAGAGACTTTGACCCGGTGAACCGGGGACTACTGCAACGTTTCGCCTGCCCGGAGAGGGCGCTCTAATGCGCCGTGCTACGGCAGTATCGACCCCGTCGATGTTCGGTAGGTTGCCGGACCAGCGTGATTATGTGCGCTGGCGGGTGAGCGCGAACGAAGGACAGGTGTGGCAGGCGTGGCTGAACCAGCAGACGTGGCTTGGGCAGGGGCGGCATATTGTACTGCCGGAAGGAACGGATGCCGTGACGACGGGAGAGAATGACGGTTGGATGCACTTATCACCGCGTGAAAAGTCGGTGCTGCCGGAGCACCATCCGCTGCCGTGGAGCTTCGTCCTGTCGCCGGGGTTTTTACCCATTGGCGGGCGTGATGAATGGATGACAGGGGTACTGACCGCCTCGCGAGACAGCACGGGCAGGCCGTGGCCGCTGGTGATTTACCAGCGTGCCGGACGGGAATGGCTGGAAGAGAGTCTGGATGAAACGCAAGGCTGGCTGTACTGGCTGGCTGTACTGGCTGGCAAGACTGGCGGCAGTACATGTCTCACCACAGACAGAACGCTGTGGGCGGCTGGCGGAGCAGGCAGACCAGCTGTGGGCGATGTGGCGACCGGGGCCGCGCTGGGCGCAGTGGTTGCGTGGTTTGCGGCGTGTACCGCAGCGCAGCCGGGAACTCACCGACCTGCCGGACGCACCGGTAGTGGAACTGCCCGGCGTGCGGCACCTGCCGTGGCCGGGCTGGCCGGACAAAATGCTGACACAGGCACAACAAGGGCAGGGGTGGTTCTGGCAGCAGAACAGCGAGGGGCGGTATGTGGATGCGCTGCGGCTGGAGAAAAAATCATGTGCCACGAATGCTGAGAATAGCTATACAAAAATATGACGATAAACGTGTAGATGGGAAACAAATATACCCATGAAATTCAAGTTGATTGCTATCTTCAGGCTATCCCTGGTCCCGTCTGCGTTGGCGGATAAGCAAGCATCTTCAGGTTTATTGGATATATAGCAATATACGGAGGTGAACATGGGTAACTCTCATGATGAGGCTATTCAGCAGGCATATGATGCTTATGACGACTTAATGCTGGATAAACGATATATCAGGGACAATGATGCCTGGGGCGATTTAAGAATTGACCGTGAAAATGGTGCAATCTCATTATTGCTGAGATGGAAATATAATTGGATAAAAAGATGGGATGCAAAAACTGATTGGACAGATATGGAGAAAAATGCCTTTCATGGGAAGGTTATTTTTGTCATTAATCAAACATGGAATAATAAGGTTTTTTTATCCGTTTCTGGGAAGTCTGAGTTTGTTAGTAAGTTTAATGGTAAAGACTTACCCTTCACAATAGAAATAATTCAGACTGATCGTCATGGGTATTGGGATGTAGTGGTGTTTAAAATTGATAATGATGATCCAAATAGCTTTCGTCAGAGTAACATTGTCTGGAATAGTCGATACGTTGAATTTGACTCTAAAGATATAGTTGCAGCAGCTAAATGTCTTGGCTCATCAAAAGTTTGCCATGAGCAAATAGGGCTGTCTCACGAGCTTGGGCATATTATTGGATATCTTACTGATGAATACTATAGTGACGATGCAGATAAAGCAACTACACCATTCTCCGGCGACGCCAGTGCGTTAATGAATATTGGTATGGAACTGCGCTCTCGTTATATGGAAAATGTCATTGAGCGGTTAAATAGAATGGTCCCGGGTTCTGAATTTTTTGTGAAAAGCGTAAAAAAATGAAGCTAATATACGCTGTGATTATTTTTTTGATAGTGGGTGGGGCGAAAAATAGCATGTCTGATATCCCTGAACATGCTTATCTGAATGCGAGTGGTGTGTATAATGGAGTTGAAGAGAATGTTTTATTAAATAACTATGGTAAGCCAGAGCATGAATTTATAAAGCCTCGTTATAAACTTGTCGGCGAGTATTATATCGAAATTGAAAATACCTATCGCTCAACAAATCCTGAATTCAAAAATATCTCCATCAAAGAAATGTTTTGGCATTTGCGGCAGGATTTAAATCTTACATGTTTTTTTCATTATAAAGATGGACAGTGGCGGGTTATTTCTTATTTTTTCTGGTCTCCGGGCGCTAAATTCTAATCCGATATTAAAGGAATAAATATCATGAGTTTTGTATCTACGGGTAATAAATCTGGCAGTAACGGTGGGCCAGCTATCTCCACGCCACCGATAGCCGGAGAAAGTAGTGCTATAAGCGCAAGTTCAGCCGCAACCGATGTAGCTGATGCAGCCGAACAGATGGCAGAACAGGCAGTTGCAGATCTATTTGGTGCGCTTCCAGAACCGTCAGGACTGGTTAAAGCTGCAGTAGCTGCTGCGCAGGCCGCCGCCGCCGCGTCAGGGATCTCGGATATGGCTGGTGCAGCTCAGGATGCGGCGGCATCGCTTGCTGCCGCTGGTTCGGGGGCGCATAACGTCACAGTAAGTGGTAGTGCGGTGCCGGCGCAGATTCTGCTGTTTGCAGGTATGAATGGTTCGGAAGGGCTTGGGAATCTGTTTTCCTATACAGTACAGCTTAAAACGCCTGACACCCTGAACCTCGGATATGTCTCCCCTGCTGCCAATCTGCCGCTCAAACCGATGGTGGGCAAAGACATGTGTGTCAATATCGAACTGGACGGTGGTGGCAAACGGCATATCAGCGGGCTGGTGACGGCTGCGAGGGTAGTCGGTCACGAGGGGCGCTCAGTCACGTATGAATTGCGCATTGAACCGTGGTTGAAGCTGCTGACCCACACCAGCGACTACAAAGCCTTCCAGAACAAAACCGTGGTGGAGATTCTCGATGAAGTCCTGGCTGAATATTCTTTTCCGGTGGAAAAACGGCTGGTGGAAAATTATCCCCCCCGCGCCTGGCAGGTGCAGTATGGTGAAACCGATTTTGATTTCATCCAGCGCCTGATGCAGGAATGGGGTATCTACTGGTGGTTTGAGCACAGCGAGAACAGCCACACGCTGGTACTGGCTGATGCCATCAATGGTCATAAAACGTGCCCGGACTCGCCGCTGGTAGAGTGGCACCAGGAAGGACTGAAGCTCGATAAGGAATTTATCCACACCATTACGGCCAGTGAGAGGCTGCGTACTGGAAAGTGGGTGCTGGACGATTTTGATTTTATGAAGCCGCGTTCACTGCTGAAAAGTACCGTGGCTAATCCGCGTGATACCGGTCATGCTGAATATGAGCATTACGAATGGCCTGGTGATTACTTCACTATGGGGGAAGGCGAGATGCTGACGCGCATTCGTATGGAAGCGCAGCGCAGCCCTGGCAGCCGGGTTGGAGGGGCGGGGAATATCCGCACCCTCATGACTGGTTACACCTTTACGTTGATGAATCATCCGACGGCGGAGGTCAACCAGGAATATCTGCTGGTGCAGACCACACTGTTTTTACGGGACAATGCGCAGTACAGCGGCCAGGACCAGCATTTTACCTATGTCACCACGTTCGAACTGCACCCTACCAGTGAAGTCTACCGCCCACAGCGAACCCTGAGCAAACCCCATACCAAAGGCCCGCAGAGCGCCATCGTCACCGGTCCGGCGGGGCAGGAGATCTGGACGGATAAATATGGCCGGGTGAAGGTGCAGTTTGGCTGGGATCGTTATGGTAACAATGACGAAAACAGCTCCTGCTGGGTCCGTGTTAGCTATCCGTGGGCGGGAAAAGGATTCGGCATGATCCAGATCCCGCGTATTGGCCAGGAAGTGCTGGTGGATTTCAAAAATGGTGACCCGGATTTACCCATCATCGTGGGGCGGACATACAACCAGGACACGATGCCGCCGTGGGGATTGCCTGGTGCAGCGACGCAAAGTGGGTTTTACAGCCACACAATTGGTGGGGGGCCGACGAATGCCAACGCCCTGCGTTTTGAGGATAAACCTGGTGGGGAAGAGGTCTGGTTGCATGCCGAGAAAGATCAGCGCATTGAAGTAAATAATAATGAAAGCCACTGGGTGGGGAATAATCGACTTAAAGTTATTGATAAAACAGAAACAGCGATTATTGGTGAGAAACGTTCTCTTACAGTTCAGACGGATGATACTTCCCTTGCCGGAGGAGATAAAACAATTCAGACCGTACAGAATTTACGCTTTGCAGCGGGAGATTCCATTATTCTTAGCTGCGGAGAAACTATCCTACAAATGACCAGTGACGGAATATTTAATATAACCTGTAAGAACTTTAATATTACTGCAACAGAGAACGGAAAAATAAATACACAATCAGGGCAGCTTGATTTAAACATGAATGACAGAAAGGCAGATATATCGCCGCCTGGCACATTAGAGAAAACTACTCTTCAGACGGCGATAGATATCACCTTCATGACTGAAAAATAAATCACAACCATTATTAAATATTTTATTCAAAGGGACTCTTTCCATTATGACGGAATATTATGTAAATGAAGCCGTTCTGTCTTTCGACGGCAATATATCTCAGGACAGTACCATTAATATGCTGCGCCTCAGTGATCCCGATGCCGCATTAATTATCAGCCGGGGCCAGATGCAGGAGGGAGACGAATTAGCCTCTCAGGTTGAACAGCAGATGAAAAAACTGGAAAAGCAGGTTAAGGAGCTGCACTACACGCCCGTGCAGGTGACCCGGGTGGGGATTAATGACGGCGAAGAAGGGCTGGAGATACAGAGTCAGTTTCTCCGGGGTAACGAGCAGGTGTACCAGTGTCAGGTGGCATTTGTATTGCCGGGTGAGCGGGTCATGATGGCCTTCACCTACGCCAGAACCACACCGCTGACCCCGGCAGACATGACGCGCTGGGCTGAAATTAAAAAGAATCTGCGCTTCAGGATGCGGCAGGAAGCCAGGACGAATTAATCACACAGGGAACGGGACATGGAAGAGGCATTCTGGGCGGCAAGGCAGGGGGATGCCCTGCTGCATACGTCGTTTATGGCAGATGTGCTGGGGGCTGTGCTGGAAGTGGCGGCAAATGTCGTTATTGATGCCCTCATTGTCGGGGCTGCCACGGTGCTGGCAGCGTCAGCGGGGGTGACGCTGGGGTGCACGGCCGTCGTGCTGATCGGTTTTGTGGCGGGGGTGGCGATGGTGTACACCGGCGTGACAGAAACGGTCAGCGAAGCCTGTTCTGCCCTCGCTGATATGTTGTTCCCGCCTCAGACTGAAGGTTACATCCTCACCGGCTCTGGTGACACATTGATCAACAGCAAACCTGCCGCGCGGGCAGCAGCCACTGCGGTATCGCGGCAGGAGATTGAGGCGCAGGAAGCGCAGGTGAAGGCGGAACAGGAAGAAGCGCAGCGTCAGGAGGACGCCAGAACATTCCGGGATGTGGCCGGGGAATATCTGGAAATGGCGGGGGCCATAGCCCTGGCGGTTAACCCGGTGACAGGACCTGTGCTGATGTCCCGGGCGCTGTCCGGCCAGCTCAGTACGGAAGAAGGGCGTGCTGAGCTGGTGGATGGCGTGACACATTTTGTGTCGGAACTGTGGCAGCCCACTGTGGCCAGTGCGGCTCCGGGCTCCACCCCGACCCCTGACGATAAAATCGACTGCCATAAACATCCCTCCTCACTGACTCAGTTACTCGCACAAAAAAAAGCCGCCTTTCTGGATGACCCTGCGGGAACGGTCCTTAACCTGTTCAGTCCGGACGGTATGCTGGAAACCGCCTTTCAGGGCGTGAATGCGGTTATTGGCAGTATCAGCAATCTGTTCAGAGATGATGACGAACCGCCAGCGGCGGAGTATATCGCGGAAGGCGCTCGGGATGTGCGTATCAACAGCCAGCCGGCGGCACGCAGCGGGGCACGCTGTACCTGTGAGGCCCGGGTGGTGAATGAGCCGGGGGACGGGGCGTTTGTGTCACCGGATGTCCGCATTGGGGGGCCGTTACTGGTGGTCAGGGATATCAGAAGCGGCAGGTCGCAGATAACCCTGGTGGCAACCGTGGCGCTGATGTTTCTCCGCCCGGGCAAAATGCTTTCTAAAATCGCCTGTTTTGCTGCCGGTGTCGGGATGAGCATGATAACACAGAAGGCCATCAGCGCCCTTCCACATCCGGTCAACGCCGCCACCGGAGCCAAATATCTGGCGGATGACGACGATTTCGACTTCAGCCTGCCGGGTCACTTTCCGCTGGACTGGCAGCGTGTGTACAGCAGTCGTGACGAGCGCACGGATGGGATGTTCGGTCAGGGCTGGAGTGTGATGTATGAAGTGAGCCTCGAGCGCACACCGGGTAACGCGGACGAAAACTGCATGACCTTTGTGTCGGGTATGGGGCGACGCCTGGATATGGAAGCCGTGCTGCCGGGGAGCGGGTTTTACAGTCCCGGTGAAGGACTGGCAGTACGGCGTGGTGAGCAGGGGCACTGGCTTATCAGCAGCGATGATGGACAGTTTTTTCTGTTTGAAGCCGACCCGCATCACCCGCAGCGCCAGCGGCTGAAAATGCTGGGCGACCGTAACAGCAACTGTCTGAATCTGTACCACGACGAGCTGGGGCGCATCACGCAAATCAGTGGTG
It encodes:
- a CDS encoding type VI secretion system Vgr family protein, translated to MSFVSTGNKSGSNGGPAISTPPIAGESSAISASSAATDVADAAEQMAEQAVADLFGALPEPSGLVKAAVAAAQAAAAASGISDMAGAAQDAAASLAAAGSGAHNVTVSGSAVPAQILLFAGMNGSEGLGNLFSYTVQLKTPDTLNLGYVSPAANLPLKPMVGKDMCVNIELDGGGKRHISGLVTAARVVGHEGRSVTYELRIEPWLKLLTHTSDYKAFQNKTVVEILDEVLAEYSFPVEKRLVENYPPRAWQVQYGETDFDFIQRLMQEWGIYWWFEHSENSHTLVLADAINGHKTCPDSPLVEWHQEGLKLDKEFIHTITASERLRTGKWVLDDFDFMKPRSLLKSTVANPRDTGHAEYEHYEWPGDYFTMGEGEMLTRIRMEAQRSPGSRVGGAGNIRTLMTGYTFTLMNHPTAEVNQEYLLVQTTLFLRDNAQYSGQDQHFTYVTTFELHPTSEVYRPQRTLSKPHTKGPQSAIVTGPAGQEIWTDKYGRVKVQFGWDRYGNNDENSSCWVRVSYPWAGKGFGMIQIPRIGQEVLVDFKNGDPDLPIIVGRTYNQDTMPPWGLPGAATQSGFYSHTIGGGPTNANALRFEDKPGGEEVWLHAEKDQRIEVNNNESHWVGNNRLKVIDKTETAIIGEKRSLTVQTDDTSLAGGDKTIQTVQNLRFAAGDSIILSCGETILQMTSDGIFNITCKNFNITATENGKINTQSGQLDLNMNDRKADISPPGTLEKTTLQTAIDITFMTEK
- a CDS encoding DcrB-related protein, with the translated sequence MTEYYVNEAVLSFDGNISQDSTINMLRLSDPDAALIISRGQMQEGDELASQVEQQMKKLEKQVKELHYTPVQVTRVGINDGEEGLEIQSQFLRGNEQVYQCQVAFVLPGERVMMAFTYARTTPLTPADMTRWAEIKKNLRFRMRQEARTN